In one Lolium rigidum isolate FL_2022 chromosome 3, APGP_CSIRO_Lrig_0.1, whole genome shotgun sequence genomic region, the following are encoded:
- the LOC124701103 gene encoding hydroxymethylglutaryl-CoA synthase-like: MAAERVKDVGILAMDIYFPPNCVRQEELETHDGVSKGKYTIGLGQDSMAFCTEVEDVISMSLTVVKSLLENYKIDPKCIGRLEVGSETVIDKSKSIKTWLMQIFEECGNTDIEGVDSSNACYGGTAALFNCVNWVESNSWDGRYGLVVCTDSAVYAEGPARPTGGAAAIAMLIGPNAPISFESKYRGSHMAHVYDFYKPDLASEYPVVDGKLSQTCYLVALDSCYKTFCKRYEKIEGKQFSIVDADSFVFHSPYNKLVQKSFARLYYNDFLRNCSIVDKDSREKLEPFSSLSSEESYQSRDLEKVCQQVAKNLYGTKVQPTTLIPKELGNMYTASLYAAFASVLHNKHDTLAGQRIVMFSYGSGMTSTMFSLKINEGQHPFSLSNIASIMDISNKLQSRHIVPPKQFVEALKLGEHRYGAKDFVTSQDTSLLVTGTYYLTHVDSMYRRFYAVKGAASSTPALGNAALGGDQNREAVWDALFPGALRELAGVRDAGVVDPLCMVLDTCCSGAAGRARLRELCHQDLGLPILVQLVTTASRVGHKEEWLEWLLVKICVEEEMFETLFAALGSTDGGESGNGFTAKHAFLLGTLSKCLTERPEEVIVSNSFALHVLNVQKYAAETVDFTCRGSSSLPTGCPGVDVLGYSLLLLKDICAWEPTSSQSEAPVDSLLRTGLVKQLLKYLRDLELPSTIRKAMAKEQGDQQPALASAKVCPYNGYRRDIVAIIANCLHGRKQVQDEVRQLDGIMLLLQQCVIDEGNAYLREWGLLAVKNLLEGNEENQKEVSELQMQEPILTPEIADIGLRVEIDKKTGHPKLVNSS; this comes from the exons ATGGCGGCGGAGAGGGTCAAGGACGTGGGCATCCTCGCCATGGACATCTACTTCCCGCCCAACTGCGTGCGCCAG GAAGAACTGGAAACTCATGATGGCGTGAGCAAAGGCAAGTACACTATTGGGCTTGGGCAGGATAGCATGGCCTTTTGCACTGAAGTGGAGGATGTCATTTCAATGAG CTTGACAGTGGTGAAGTCCCTCCTGGAAAATTATAAGATCGATCCAAAGTGCATTGGACGTTTGGAAGTCGGCAGTGAAACTGTTATAGACAAGAGCAAGTCTATAAAGACATGGCTGATGCAAATTTTCGAG GAATGTGGTAATACTGATATTGAAGGAGTTGACTCCTCAAATGCGTGCTATGGTGGAACAGCTGCTTTGTTTAACTGTGTTAATTGGGTCGAGAGCAACTCATGGGATGGGCGTTATGGACTCGTTGTTTGCACAGACAGCGCG GTTTATGCTGAAGGGCCAGCTCGTCCTACTGGCGGTGCAGCTGCTATTGCAATGTTGATTGGACCAAATGCTCCTATTTCATTTGAAAGCAAATATAGAGGATCTCATATGGCACATGTTTATGACTTCTACAAGCCTGATCTTGCGAGTGAATATCCG GTGGTCGATGGGAAGCTATCACAGACATGCTATCTCGTGGCACTGGATTCTTGCTACAAAACCTTCTGCAAAAG ATATGAGAAGATTGAGGGGAAGCAATTTTCAATTGTAGATGCAGATTCTTTTGTATTCCATTCTCCATACAACAAG CTTGTACAGAAAAGTTTTGCTCGTTTATACTACAATGACTTCTTGAGAAATTGCAG CATTGTTGACAAAGACTCAAGAGAAAAATTGGAACCCTTTTCGAGCCTATCATCTGAGGAAAGCTATCAGAGTCGGGACCTTGAGAAG GTTTGCCAGCAAGTTGCAAAGAACCTGTATGGTACCAAGGTTCAACCAACAACATTGATCCCAAAAGAACTCGGGAATATGTACACAGCATCACTCTATGCTGCTTTTGCATCAGTTCTCCATAACAAACATGATACTCTG GCGGGCCAGAGGATTGTCATGTTTTCTTACGGCAGCGGCATGACGTCGACAATGTTCTCCCTCAAAATTAATGAAGGCCAGCATCCATTCAGCCTATCGAACATTGCAAGCATAATGGATATTTCCAACAAATTGCAGTCTAGGCATATC GTCCCACCAAAGCAGTTTGTCGAGGCGCTGAAGCTGGGCGAGCACCGCTATGGCGCGAAGGATTTCGTCACCAGCCAGGACACATCCTTGCTCGTCACAGGGACCTACTATCTCACCCATGTCGACTCCATGTACCGAAGGTTCTATGCTGTGAAAGGTGCCGCC TCCTCcacccca GCGCTCGGCAACGCCGCGCTCGGCGGGGACCAGAACCGCGAGGCCGTCTGGGACGCGCTCTTCCCGGGGGCGCTGCGGGAGCTCGCCGGGGTCCGCGACGCGGGGGTCGTGGACCCGCTCTGCATGGTGCTCGACACCTGCTGCTCCGGCGCGGCCGGCCGCGCGAGGCTCCGGGAGCTCTGCCATCAGGACCTGGGGCTCCCGATACTCGTCCAACTCGTCACTACCGCCTCACGAG TGGGGCACAAGGAAGAATGGTTGGAGTGGCTTCTCGTCAAAATCTGTGTTGAAGAGGAGATGTTTGAAACCTTGTTTGCAGCCTTAGGTTCAACTGATGGTGGTGAATCTGGAAACGGGTTTACTGCTAAGCATGCATTTCTTCTGGGTACGTTGTCAAAATGTTTGACTGAACGACCTGAAGAAGTTATTGTCTCGAACAGTTTTGCACTTCACGTCCTGAATGTACAGAAGTATGCTGCTGAGACTGTGGATTTTACTTGCCGAGGTAGCTCCTCTCTTCCGACTGGTTGCCCTGGAGTCGATGTCCTTGGATATTCATTGCTGCTCTTGAAGGACATATGTGCCTGGGAACCTACTTCATCACAGAGTGAAGCTCCTGTTGACTCACTGTTGCGAACTGGTCTTGTAAAACAACTTCTAAAGTACCTACgtgatcttgagctcccaagtacaATCAGAAAAGCGATGGCAAAGGAACAAGGAGATCAACAACCAGCCCTTGCAAGTGCAAAAGTCTGCCCATACAACGGTTACAGGAGAGATATAGTCGCTATCATTGCCAATTGCTTGCATGGAAGGAAACAGGTGCAGGATGAGGTTAGGCAGCTAGATGGGATTATGTTACTATTGCAGCAGTGCGTCATTGATGAAGGAAATGCATACTTGAGGGAGTGGGGCCTTCTAGCTGTGAAGAACTTGCTTGAAGGAAATGAGGAAAACCAGAAGGAGGTCTCTGAACTTCAGATGCAAGAACCAATCTTAACTCCAGAGATTGCAGATATAGGCCTAAGAGTGGAGATCGACAAGAAAACTGGACATCCAAAACTGGTCAATTCCTCCTGA